A section of the Glandiceps talaboti chromosome 8, keGlaTala1.1, whole genome shotgun sequence genome encodes:
- the LOC144439242 gene encoding uncharacterized protein LOC144439242, whose product MSGKGKGSGAKTRSQRVDSTSSSLEREHGTQVRGPGDNSINANEATTVDEKVDLILSKLRILDVTEAQQVGLSQDFKALERKVTELQTSTEFCHHQVEEMTEKVLRNEDELVKLRLRNTELDDYIRRENLRFFGIQEEEKEDTEQVLRNFISRELEIDAQKIEFQRVHRTRATRKGKPRGIIARFLRFKDREAVRRAGRKLEGKPFSIREDFSQPTLEKRRKLIPVMKRFREENKRAVLVADKLFVDGNRYEPLRHFNTEINESIRETWMTPQVNIDIPGFTYHINSRKQKHARAKRESGGLLVLIRDCLVKCIDIIENDVEDMIWMRLKAGKCGLIQDVYICGIYVAPENSTIYRNRDQDQFELLERFVANFYNKGDIIICGDLNARTGELPDFVVSDSANHIPLPSYYEVDETSVLRKNMDKKVNRFGERLIELCLQSKLRIANGRLGNDLDGNFTCYQPRREIEDTNSNFRGMSTVDYVLASETILPEICEFTTHDLTIHSDHVPLSFTISGSSEYRMSFQHCNVNSAQVNPNVEHLAFCWKEDSRESFVNELNLNKSATFMHAYLNTSYDPDVQGVELATESLLTFLQGTAKNCLSSKLRFGKKREKVNQNRKSWFDNECKSARDRFKHVCKKFRSPTRLKEQEYLNARNSYRKLKRKKKYMAKLKTLADLENSCTTNRNTDKFWAKLKQMQETRSGKPKHISSKITGDQWFEYFTNLAQPPVSNCFDENFHAGVNKELSDFLSHEPHNNDLLDRQITDVELEKALSVLKNSKQPGTDAILNEMLKASNADNQSGFRKYHSTVDNILILKTLIEKMRVEKKKLYVCFIDFQKAFDYVDRAGLFVKLIKSGIKGKFMKVLISMYNSVKYTVKLPGGLSTSFKSDVGVQQGGILSPILFAFFLNDVEDCLNRPPFQGITLGDYNLSCLLYADDSIIVSTSRQGLELLLSRFENYCNSWRLLVNVVKTQVVVFNRDLFSNENDQTDFVFNGQGIKTVTRYTYLGIVFTENGSFKAAFKQLADKASKTIFSVRAALGNELSPKLYMKIFDTKILPILNYAAAVLGNLHVNLLENIQIKWAKFILGVPQHTTNAAILAELGRYPVELGRQLDIIRFWHRTSKLPFDRLSHKALNDVITLGESGKSKWARSIKGVIFNACDQGTLWSNPLSICIGKCISERVQSLKGEYFCEWKKQVFDDNRRNPTQRNKLRTDKSRVE is encoded by the exons ATGTCGGGAAAAGGAAAAGGAAGTGGAGCAAAAACTCGAAGCCAAAGAGTTGACTCTACATCAAGCTCACTCGAGAGAGAACATGGCACCCAGGTACGTGGACCAGGTGACAACAGTATAAATGCAAATGAGGCCACTACTGTAGACGAGAAAGTCGATCTAATTCTTAGTAAGCTGAGAATACTAGATGTCACTGAAGCTCAGCAGGTTGGTTTGTCTCAGGATTTTAAGGCCCTGGAGAGAAAAGTAACAGAACTGCAAACTAGCACTGAATTTTGCCATCACCAAGTCGAAGAAATGACTGAAAAGGTGCTGAGAAATGAAGACGAGCTAGTGAAGCTACGCTTACGTAATACAGAACTTGACGACTACATACGGCGTGAAAACTTGCGTTTCTTTGGAATACAGGAGGAAGAAAAAGAGGATACTGAGCAAGTTCTACGAAACTTCATCTCACGTGAGTTGGAAATTGATGCACAGAAAATAGAGTTCCAACGGGTCCATCGCACCAGAGCAACAAGGAAAGGGAAACCACGTGGTATTATAGCCCGTTTTCTAAGATTTAAAGATCGCGAAGCGGTTAGACGTGCAGGCAGGAAATTAGAGGGAAAACCTTTCTCCATTAGAGAAGATTTCAGTCAACCAACACTAGAGAAGAGACGTAAACTAATCCCGGTGATGAAACGGTTCAGAGAAGAAAATAAACGTGCGGTATTAGTGGCTGACAAACTATTCGTTGATGGAAACCGATATGAACCTCTGCGACACTTCAATACAGAAATAAATGAGTCAATTCGCG AGACGTGGATGACCCCTCAGGTCAATATAGACATACCTGGTTTTACTTATCACATAAATTCTCGTAAACAAAAACATGCCAGAGCAAAGAGAGAATCAGGAGGTTTGCTTGTATTAATCAGAGATTGTTTAGTAAAGTGTATCGATATTATTGAAAATGATGTTGAGGATATGATTTGGATGCGTTTAAAAGCTGGAAAATGTGGTTTAATCCaggatgtatatatatgtgggATTTATGTAGCACCGGAAAATTCAACTATATATCGAAATAGAGACCAGGACCAATTTGAATTATTGGAGCGTTTTGTTGCAAATTTTTATAATAAAGgtgatattattatttgtgGAGATTTAAATGCACGTACAGGAGAATTGCCCGATTTTGTTGTATCAGATAGTGCAAATCACATACCTCTTCCGAGTTACTATGAAGTAGATGAAACAAGTGTACTTAGAAAGAATATGGACAAGAAAGTAAATAGATTTGGTGAACGACTTATAGAATTATGTTTACAGTCAAAGCTTAGAATCGCAAATGGTAGACTTGGGAATGACTTGGATGGAAATTTCACATGTTACCAGCCAAGGAGAGAAATAGAGGATACAAATTCTAACTTCAGAGGAATGAGTACAGTTGATTATGTTTTAGCATCTGAAACTATATTGCCAGAAATTTGTGAATTTACTACACATGATTTAACTATTCATTCTGACCATGTCCCATTGTCTTTCACTATTAGTGGTTCAAGTGAATATCGTATGTCTTTTCAGCATTGTAATGTAAATTCTGCACAAGTTAACCCCAATGTAGAACACCTGGCATTTTGCTGGAAAGAAGATAGCAGAGAGAGTTTTGTAAATGAGCTAAATCTGAATAAGTCTGCAACATTTATGCATGCATACCTAAACACTTCATATGACCCAGACGTACAGGGAGTAGAACTAGCTACAGAAAGTCTCTTAACATTTCTGCAGGGCACTGCTAAAAATTGTCTGTCGAGCAAACTTAGGTTtggaaaaaagagagaaaaagtCAATCAAAATCGTAAATCTTGGTTCGACAATGAATGTAAGTCTGCCAGAGATCGCTTTAAACATGTTTGCAAGAAATTCAGATCTCCAACTAGACTAAAAGAACAAGAATACCTGAATGCCAGGAATTCGTATCGGAAATTGAAAAGGAAGAAAAAATACATGGCAAAATTAAAGACCCTAGCTGATCTAGAAAATTCATGCACTACAAATAGAAATACTGATAAGTTTTGGGCAAAGTTGAAGCAAATGCAAGAGACAAGATCAGGGAAACCCAAACATATCTCGTCAAAAATAACAGGTGATCAATGGTTTGAATACTTTACAAATTTAGCACAACCACCAGTCAGTAATTGTTTCGATGAAAACTTTCATGCCGGAGTAAACAAAGAATTGTCTGATTTTCTTTCTCATGAACCACACAATAACGATTTGCTTGACAGACAGATTACAGATGTTGAGTTAGAAAAAGCATTAAGTGTGCTGAAAAACTCAAAACAGCCAGGCACTGATGccattttaaatgaaatgttaaaagCATCAAATGCT GACAACCAGTCTGGTTTCAGAAAGTATCATTCTACTGTGgataatatattaattttgaaaacacttATTGAGAAAATGAGAGTTGAGAAAAAgaaattgtatgtttgttttattgactTTCAAAAAGCCTTCGACTACGTTGATCGAGCAGGACTTTTTGTGAAACTGATAAAGTCGGGAATAAAAGGGAAATTTATGAAGGTGTTGATAAGCATGTATAACTCTGTTAAGTACACCGTTAAGTTACCAGGTGgtctgtcaacaagttttaagTCAGATGTGGGTGTACAACAGGGTGGCATACTTAGCCCTATTTTGTTTGCGTTTTTCTTAAACGATGTCGAAGACTGTTTGAATAGGCCACCTTTCCAAGGTATTACTTTAGGTGATTATAATTTATCATGCCTGCTTTATGCAGAtgatagcataattgtttccaCATCACGACAGGGTCTTGAATTATTGCTTTCAAGATTTGAAAACTATTGTAATAGTTGGCGTTTACTTGTAAATGTAGTCAAAACCcaggttgttgtttttaacaGAGATTTGTTCTCAAATGAAAACGACCAGACAGACTTTGTCTTCAATGGTCAAGGTATAAAGACAGTAAcgagatatacatatttaggTATAGTTTTTACAGAGAACGGGTCTTTTAAAGCTGCTTTTAAACAGCTGGCCGATAAAGCGTCAAAAACTATTTTCTCGGTCCGAGCGGCACTGGGAAATGAATTATCACCTAAACTGTACATGAAGATTTTTGACACCAAAATACTTCCAATATTAAATTACGCAGCTGCTGTACttggtaatttacatgttaatttgcTCGAAAATATCCAAATCAAATGGGCAAAGTTTATTCTTGGAGTTCcacaacacacaacaaatgCAGCTATTCTAGCAGAGCTTGGAAGATACCCAGTAGAGCTTGGTCGACAATTAGATATCATACGTTTTTGGCACAGAACATCGAAGTTACCATTTGATAGACTTTCTCATAAAGCACTAAACGACGTAATAACCCTCGGCGAAAGTGGAAAATCAAAATGGGCAAGGTCTATCAAGGGGGTGATTTTCAATGCCTGTGACCAGGGAACATTGTGGAGTAATCCTTTGAGCATTTGCATTGGAAAATGTATAAGTGAAAGGGTACAATCTCTGAAAGGTGAATATTTTTGTGAATGGAAAAAACAAGTTTTTGATGATAACCGTAGAAACCCAACGCAACGAAATAAACTTAGGAC